One window of Bacillus alkalicellulosilyticus genomic DNA carries:
- the yfmF gene encoding EF-P 5-aminopentanol modification-associated protein YfmF: MNNLQEKTTTANGVAVHVVETNKYKTNTIVLMLKAPLEKDTVTKRAILPHILQSGTKTYPSRQQIRNFLDELYGATLSADVQKKGENHIISFRLEVANEKFIQDETPLFEQSIKMLSEIVLQPHTEGGTFPQSVFTNEKRSLKQRIQAVYDDKMRYANMRITEEMCKDEPFGISVYGEEEEVDGLTAEQIYSYYQELLTQDVIDLYVIGDVKEKDVQETVAKYFTLPQADRKREVNQPVQKEKVKEQTVLEEQDVKQGKLHIGYRTNTTFADKDYFALQVCNGLFGGFSHSKLFMNVREKESLAYYAASRYESHKGILMVMSGIEFSNFDKAVTIIKEQLEQMQKGEFTDQEIEQTKAMVKNQILETVDVPRALVEFLYHNVVSGYSRSVSDWLSEIDKVTKEDIIASAKKIELDTIYFLKGKEGA, translated from the coding sequence TTGAATAATCTCCAAGAGAAAACAACAACAGCAAATGGAGTAGCTGTTCATGTTGTGGAAACCAACAAGTACAAAACAAATACGATTGTGCTTATGTTAAAAGCACCTTTAGAAAAAGACACAGTAACGAAACGTGCGATTTTACCGCACATTCTTCAAAGTGGAACGAAAACCTATCCATCAAGGCAACAAATTCGTAACTTCTTAGATGAATTATATGGAGCAACGCTTTCTGCAGACGTTCAAAAAAAGGGAGAAAATCATATTATCTCTTTCCGTTTAGAGGTAGCAAATGAAAAGTTCATTCAAGATGAAACTCCATTGTTTGAACAGTCGATTAAAATGTTATCAGAAATAGTATTGCAACCTCATACAGAAGGTGGAACGTTCCCACAATCCGTTTTTACCAATGAAAAGAGGTCACTAAAACAGCGAATTCAAGCGGTTTATGATGATAAGATGCGATATGCCAATATGAGAATCACAGAAGAAATGTGTAAAGATGAGCCATTTGGAATTTCTGTATATGGTGAGGAAGAAGAAGTAGATGGGTTAACTGCTGAACAAATTTATAGCTATTATCAAGAACTTCTCACTCAGGATGTTATTGATTTATATGTGATCGGAGACGTCAAAGAAAAAGATGTTCAAGAAACTGTAGCTAAGTATTTTACGCTTCCTCAAGCAGACCGAAAGCGTGAGGTTAATCAACCAGTTCAAAAAGAGAAGGTAAAAGAACAAACGGTATTAGAAGAACAAGACGTAAAGCAAGGCAAACTCCATATTGGCTACCGAACGAATACGACATTTGCCGATAAAGATTATTTTGCCCTTCAAGTTTGTAATGGTTTATTTGGTGGGTTTTCTCATTCGAAATTATTTATGAATGTCCGAGAAAAAGAAAGCCTTGCGTATTATGCTGCCTCTAGGTATGAAAGCCATAAGGGCATACTAATGGTCATGAGTGGAATTGAGTTTTCAAATTTTGATAAAGCCGTAACCATTATTAAGGAGCAACTTGAGCAAATGCAAAAAGGGGAATTTACCGACCAAGAAATTGAGCAAACAAAAGCAATGGTTAAAAACCAAATCCTTGAAACGGTAGATGTACCTAGAGCACTAGTGGAATTTTTATATCATAATGTTGTATCTGGATATTCCCGTTCCGTGTCAGATTGGCTTTCTGAAATTGATAAGGTGACGAAAGAAGATATTATTGCGAGTGCTAAAAAGATTGAACTTGATACGATTTACTTTCTTAAAGGAAAGGAGGGGGCTTAA
- a CDS encoding GntR family transcriptional regulator, producing MGNMEKDRPLYLEVIDKLKEDIKNETYKEGVKLPSEYELSRLYEVSRATLREALRILEEEGFIVRRHGVGTFVHSTPLFNSGIEELTSVTDMIEKGNKVPGTIFLSSNHIESTIDDKETFKNDSIEELVVMERVRTADDEPVAYCIDKAPAAYIPNHSIHETKSIYQILEEKGRVISYAISQIEPVGFHEDISPMLQCDPETALLLLKQMHYDEHDNPILYSLNYFRADKFKFHVVRKRLK from the coding sequence ATGGGGAACATGGAAAAAGATAGACCTTTGTATTTAGAAGTGATTGATAAATTAAAAGAAGACATCAAAAATGAAACGTATAAAGAAGGCGTTAAATTACCTTCAGAATATGAGTTGTCAAGGCTGTATGAAGTAAGCCGCGCTACTTTGCGAGAAGCACTCCGGATATTAGAAGAAGAAGGCTTTATTGTACGCAGACACGGGGTTGGAACGTTTGTTCATTCAACTCCCTTATTTAACAGTGGAATTGAAGAGCTAACGAGTGTAACTGATATGATTGAAAAAGGGAATAAAGTACCAGGAACAATATTCCTTTCCTCCAACCATATTGAGTCAACAATCGACGATAAAGAAACGTTCAAAAATGATTCTATTGAAGAACTGGTTGTGATGGAAAGGGTTCGTACAGCCGATGATGAACCAGTAGCATATTGTATTGATAAGGCTCCAGCAGCTTATATACCTAATCATTCAATCCATGAAACAAAATCGATATATCAAATCTTAGAAGAAAAAGGGCGAGTTATTAGCTATGCGATTTCACAAATTGAGCCCGTAGGCTTTCACGAAGATATATCACCTATGCTACAATGTGACCCTGAAACTGCGCTGCTTTTGCTAAAGCAAATGCATTATGATGAGCACGATAATCCAATTTTATATTCATTAAATTATTTTCGGGCAGATAAGTTTAAATTTCATGTAGTACGTAAACGATTGAAATAA